In Carnobacterium sp. CP1, the following are encoded in one genomic region:
- a CDS encoding DUF4153 domain-containing protein gives MKLIKNLQQTFQGLLHAGSRYPLTVLFLAAVLGVNAISIQQEQENYTRYLFTFLIGALLSGVAQHVYERFSKKQSDRFLLMGGAILLSIGYYFIIRTTAEYSLEISIKTGVAAFALIFAFIWVPTIKKKLSFNESFMSAFKAFFITILFTVIIAIGVSSILFAIDRLLFSVDYKATLHLLNVVFSLFAPLYFLSFTPPYVDMEKNDIAKEDTLAKKEQVRQAVSCPRNLEILLSYVVIPLTVIYTAILLAYIVLNIGSSFWTDNLLEPLLVSYAVTVILVYILASTIENKFAVVFRKIFPKVLIPIVLFQTIASILKIREMGITQGRYYVILFGVFATIAGLVFSFLPVRKNGLVAAVLIVFCFISIIPPIDAFTVSRVNQTHLLEDVLVKNKMLENNEVIPNPSISEKDKVRVTETFDYLERMDYVKDVEWLPSDAATYQQFETTFGFAKEYENQNSFQSGQYVSLDWDNGLNLSVEGYDQLIRLKLYGSQAGSSEEGVISFEKDGSAYTLMQQLKDDGYYSLSLTDEEDKELIQIDMKEIFDEILTDENVQKGTLTMDEATIVKENKRAKVKILVESMDAYEDQYGGSFYLFVEIK, from the coding sequence ATGAAATTAATAAAAAACTTGCAGCAGACATTTCAAGGATTGCTTCATGCCGGCAGTCGTTATCCTTTAACGGTTTTGTTTCTTGCAGCTGTTTTAGGAGTAAATGCCATCTCAATTCAGCAAGAACAGGAAAATTATACGAGATACCTTTTTACATTTTTAATTGGAGCGCTTCTTAGCGGGGTTGCTCAACATGTCTATGAAAGGTTTTCTAAAAAGCAAAGCGATCGTTTTTTATTGATGGGCGGGGCTATCCTGTTATCCATTGGCTATTATTTTATTATTCGAACAACAGCAGAGTATAGTTTAGAAATAAGTATAAAAACAGGTGTGGCAGCTTTTGCTTTGATATTTGCTTTTATCTGGGTTCCGACGATTAAGAAAAAACTGTCTTTTAATGAAAGTTTCATGTCTGCATTCAAAGCTTTTTTTATTACGATTCTCTTTACAGTCATTATAGCTATTGGTGTCAGTTCGATTTTATTTGCTATTGATCGGCTGCTCTTTTCAGTAGATTATAAAGCGACGCTTCATTTGTTAAATGTTGTTTTTTCTTTGTTTGCGCCCTTATACTTTTTATCTTTCACACCTCCTTACGTAGATATGGAAAAGAACGACATTGCCAAAGAAGATACACTAGCAAAAAAAGAACAAGTTCGGCAAGCGGTAAGCTGTCCTAGAAACTTGGAAATTTTACTTTCATATGTAGTTATTCCTTTAACGGTGATTTATACAGCTATTCTGTTAGCCTATATCGTTTTAAACATAGGCAGCAGTTTTTGGACGGATAATTTATTAGAGCCGCTATTGGTCTCTTATGCGGTCACTGTGATTCTCGTTTATATCTTGGCAAGTACCATTGAAAATAAATTTGCAGTCGTATTTAGAAAAATATTTCCGAAAGTATTGATCCCGATTGTTTTGTTTCAAACAATTGCTTCTATCTTGAAAATTCGTGAAATGGGTATCACACAAGGACGTTACTATGTAATTCTTTTTGGGGTATTTGCTACGATTGCAGGACTAGTTTTTAGTTTCTTGCCTGTCAGAAAAAATGGCCTAGTAGCTGCCGTATTGATTGTTTTTTGTTTCATCTCGATTATTCCGCCGATTGATGCTTTTACGGTAAGCCGTGTGAACCAAACGCATTTGTTAGAAGATGTGCTTGTAAAAAATAAAATGCTTGAAAACAATGAAGTTATCCCTAATCCTTCTATTTCTGAAAAAGATAAAGTGCGCGTTACAGAAACATTCGATTATCTGGAAAGAATGGATTATGTGAAAGACGTTGAGTGGTTGCCTAGTGACGCTGCAACTTATCAACAATTTGAAACGACTTTTGGTTTTGCAAAAGAGTATGAAAACCAAAATAGCTTTCAGAGCGGCCAATATGTTAGCCTAGATTGGGATAATGGCTTAAACTTATCTGTCGAAGGCTATGATCAATTGATTCGTTTGAAACTGTATGGTTCTCAAGCTGGTTCATCAGAAGAAGGCGTCATCTCGTTTGAGAAAGACGGGTCAGCATATACACTAATGCAACAGCTTAAAGACGATGGCTACTATAGTCTTAGTTTAACGGACGAGGAAGACAAAGAACTTATTCAAATAGATATGAAAGAGATTTTTGATGAAATATTGACAGACGAAAATGTTCAAAAAGGAACATTGACGATGGATGAAGCGACTATTGTGAAGGAAAATAAGCGAGCTAAAGTAAAGATACTTGTTGAATCTATGGATGCTTATGAAGACCAATATGGCGGAAGCTTTTATCTTTTCGTTGAAATCAAGTAA
- a CDS encoding exonuclease SbcCD subunit D: MRILHTADWHIGKIVNEVSMLDDQEFFLNQLIEQLKVLKVDALIMAGDLYDRAFPPKEAVALVNSVLTRLIHEVKIPVFVIAGNHDSNERVEYGASLLESSQLYIEGTVKETTRKVTIQDTNFYLLPFADHVYIRELLKDDTIKNIEDATRIQIEKIKETMDPNETNVLIAHGYVINFNNDTSETTDSERPLSIGTAEYVNVELFEDFDYVALGHLHKPQKVKHERIRYSGSILKYSKSEAIQKKQVSLVTLEKGKVEIEPIYLETKHDMRIVKGLFHDLMTQKSEDYVFFELEDEDFVMDAMNQLRRRFPNAMGLEYAARKEQNETHLTHNQASLQETPLQDLFGDFYQQYKQKELDADRKEIVEQLLHQIGKEE; encoded by the coding sequence TTGCGCATATTACATACAGCTGACTGGCATATTGGAAAAATCGTTAATGAAGTTTCCATGTTAGACGACCAAGAATTTTTTCTGAACCAATTAATTGAACAGTTAAAGGTTTTAAAAGTTGATGCTTTAATTATGGCAGGCGATTTATACGACCGTGCTTTTCCGCCAAAAGAAGCAGTGGCCTTGGTGAATTCGGTGTTGACGAGATTGATCCATGAAGTAAAAATTCCGGTATTCGTCATTGCAGGCAATCATGACAGCAATGAACGAGTTGAATATGGAGCTAGCTTGTTGGAGTCCAGTCAGCTTTATATAGAAGGAACCGTTAAAGAGACTACTCGGAAGGTTACGATTCAGGATACAAATTTCTATTTGCTTCCATTTGCAGATCATGTTTACATCCGCGAACTGTTAAAAGACGATACGATCAAAAATATCGAAGATGCGACTCGCATCCAAATTGAGAAAATCAAAGAAACAATGGATCCCAATGAAACTAATGTATTGATAGCTCATGGGTATGTCATCAATTTCAATAATGATACTTCTGAAACGACGGATTCAGAGCGACCATTGAGCATTGGAACGGCAGAATACGTCAACGTTGAACTGTTTGAGGACTTTGATTATGTAGCTTTAGGGCATTTACATAAGCCGCAAAAGGTTAAACACGAAAGGATTCGTTACAGCGGTTCAATCTTAAAGTATTCTAAATCAGAAGCGATCCAAAAGAAACAAGTCTCTTTGGTGACGCTTGAAAAAGGCAAAGTAGAAATCGAACCGATTTATTTAGAGACGAAACACGATATGCGTATTGTTAAAGGGTTGTTTCACGATTTGATGACACAAAAATCTGAAGATTATGTATTTTTTGAATTGGAAGACGAGGATTTCGTGATGGATGCGATGAATCAGTTGCGCAGACGCTTTCCAAATGCAATGGGCTTGGAGTATGCAGCCAGAAAAGAACAAAATGAAACTCATTTAACGCATAATCAAGCCAGTTTGCAAGAAACACCTTTGCAAGATCTATTTGGTGATTTCTATCAACAGTATAAACAAAAAGAATTGGATGCTGATCGAAAAGAAATCGTTGAACAACTCTTACATCAGATTGGAAAGGAAGAGTAA
- a CDS encoding AAA family ATPase, producing the protein MRPLKLVMNAFGPYKGKVEIDFTQFNQKTLFLVSGPTGAGKTTIFDAIAYALYDDASGTSRGKDTFKSQFASDEVLCYVELEFELAGKKYYIKRTPAQMGPGKHRIKKYSPEVELIHGTNVTTKINEANKEIQDLLSLSYEQFKQIVMLPQGEFKKMLESNSADKEKIFRNIFQTDTIKTFQLDLKEEARRLKSEVEQSDKMMEQFVGMIQPQENESLAEAIQLLDIKYLLTELEMALDTYRDKMQQYTSEMDQLRKKMHDNQERVEWLTELAQLEQTKNELEALKTAVNQKRTTLALNEKAQKLADLKEQQQQEATDKTAIYQHLEADKQALRETRQALKENKKDFAAVEKKYVLLPEKREAVNQLEQEERTIKTIKTKENQIKGFEEDNQHHETDIEKQAATLIDYKKQVEQIKNLLTESYQARTDLLEKQKSANELQEKNNALSSKQKSVTVLAQTVEQKETKLALFKETEAAYQAIEEDYKQQRLAYNRNIAGMLADELEADSACPVCGSMEHPHTAVLTEDIVSQEQLEAFEEEKNQNYQAYNSASNEVRHLNERIQEYEQLLELHASEAGGALNQLQEELTALADERTKLAIDIEQLEQLAGQEKDLQHQLEEIQQAERRLESVIQELSSVCQNNCKRIQETKEEIQELRLQLTYEELEQVQATKRQLIDELQQIEAAYKKHQDKKIALEKSETQYQTSTLSLEAQHERLVVRYEEATAEFEKQLKAANLNEAFEEHLIDAEQAKTLTEEVAAYDQKVWVNRVNYQKQKEKLAASDSRTIEDYQLENQEKQKELANLAERYQELVGTVKNYETASGEISKNYEAKQAQLENYRLYSELAELANGSKETDYVSFERYVLAIYFEEIILAANLRFTQMTNNRYSLLRREEKVKGTGAKGLDLDVFDNYTGKTRSVRTLSGGESFKASLALALGLSDVIQNHSGGVSVDTLFIDEGFGTLDSDSLDSAIETLFELNQRGRLVGIISHVEELKMRIPVHIDVTKTSQGSQVKVKM; encoded by the coding sequence ATGAGACCCTTAAAATTAGTTATGAACGCTTTTGGTCCTTATAAAGGTAAGGTAGAAATTGATTTCACCCAATTTAACCAAAAAACGCTTTTTTTAGTAAGCGGACCAACGGGTGCTGGGAAAACAACGATTTTTGATGCCATTGCCTATGCTTTATATGATGATGCCAGTGGAACAAGCCGCGGAAAAGATACGTTCAAATCCCAATTTGCATCGGATGAAGTCCTCTGTTATGTCGAATTGGAATTCGAACTAGCGGGCAAAAAGTATTACATCAAACGTACGCCTGCTCAAATGGGGCCTGGGAAACACAGAATTAAAAAATACAGTCCGGAAGTTGAATTGATTCATGGCACTAATGTAACCACTAAAATAAATGAAGCGAACAAAGAAATTCAAGATTTGCTGTCGCTCTCTTATGAGCAATTTAAACAAATCGTGATGCTGCCGCAAGGCGAATTCAAAAAAATGCTGGAATCCAATAGTGCAGATAAAGAAAAAATCTTTCGTAATATTTTTCAAACGGATACCATCAAAACGTTTCAATTGGATTTAAAAGAAGAAGCTCGTCGCTTAAAGTCAGAAGTCGAACAAAGCGATAAAATGATGGAACAATTTGTGGGCATGATCCAACCCCAAGAAAACGAGTCATTGGCTGAAGCGATCCAGTTATTGGACATCAAATACCTATTAACAGAATTAGAAATGGCATTGGATACTTATCGAGATAAAATGCAACAATATACGTCTGAAATGGATCAATTGCGTAAAAAAATGCATGACAATCAAGAGAGAGTGGAATGGTTAACAGAACTGGCTCAGTTAGAACAAACAAAAAATGAGTTGGAAGCTTTAAAAACAGCTGTGAATCAAAAACGAACAACCTTAGCATTGAATGAAAAAGCGCAAAAGCTGGCTGATTTAAAAGAACAACAACAGCAAGAAGCGACGGATAAGACAGCAATATACCAGCATTTAGAGGCGGATAAACAAGCGTTAAGAGAAACACGACAGGCGCTTAAAGAAAATAAAAAAGATTTTGCAGCGGTTGAAAAAAAGTATGTTCTTTTACCTGAAAAAAGAGAAGCCGTCAATCAATTGGAACAGGAAGAACGAACCATAAAAACAATTAAAACAAAAGAAAACCAGATAAAGGGTTTTGAAGAAGACAATCAGCATCATGAAACTGATATTGAAAAACAAGCAGCAACATTAATTGATTATAAAAAACAAGTAGAACAGATAAAGAATCTGTTAACAGAAAGCTACCAAGCTAGAACGGATTTATTGGAAAAACAAAAAAGCGCAAATGAATTGCAGGAAAAAAATAATGCATTGTCATCCAAGCAAAAGAGTGTAACGGTGTTAGCTCAAACAGTAGAACAAAAAGAAACGAAGTTGGCCTTGTTTAAAGAAACGGAAGCTGCTTACCAAGCGATTGAAGAAGACTACAAGCAGCAACGTTTGGCCTACAATCGAAATATCGCAGGAATGCTGGCTGATGAGTTAGAAGCAGATTCTGCTTGTCCAGTTTGCGGTTCAATGGAACATCCTCATACAGCGGTTTTGACGGAAGATATAGTCTCCCAAGAACAATTAGAGGCATTTGAAGAAGAAAAAAACCAGAATTATCAAGCTTACAACTCTGCTTCCAATGAAGTCCGCCATTTAAACGAGCGTATCCAAGAGTATGAACAATTATTGGAATTGCATGCTAGTGAAGCAGGGGGAGCATTGAACCAGCTGCAAGAAGAATTAACAGCATTAGCTGACGAAAGAACGAAACTTGCCATTGATATCGAGCAACTAGAACAATTAGCGGGGCAGGAAAAGGATCTTCAACATCAACTAGAAGAAATTCAACAAGCCGAACGCCGATTGGAGTCTGTTATCCAAGAATTGAGCTCAGTTTGTCAAAATAACTGCAAAAGAATCCAGGAAACAAAAGAAGAAATTCAGGAATTACGGCTTCAACTGACATATGAAGAGCTCGAACAAGTACAAGCAACTAAACGGCAGTTGATCGATGAATTGCAGCAAATCGAAGCAGCTTATAAAAAACACCAAGATAAAAAAATCGCATTAGAAAAATCAGAAACGCAGTACCAGACCAGTACACTTTCTTTAGAAGCTCAACACGAACGACTGGTTGTTCGATATGAAGAAGCAACGGCTGAATTTGAAAAGCAGTTAAAAGCAGCTAATTTAAATGAGGCTTTTGAAGAGCATTTGATTGATGCTGAACAAGCAAAGACTTTAACAGAAGAAGTTGCTGCTTATGATCAAAAAGTCTGGGTCAACCGTGTAAACTATCAAAAGCAGAAAGAAAAATTAGCAGCAAGCGATAGTCGAACCATTGAAGACTATCAGTTAGAAAACCAAGAAAAACAAAAAGAACTGGCAAATTTGGCAGAAAGATATCAAGAATTAGTCGGAACTGTAAAAAATTATGAAACGGCCAGTGGAGAAATCAGCAAAAATTATGAGGCTAAACAAGCACAATTAGAAAATTATCGTCTGTACAGTGAATTAGCCGAATTAGCCAATGGTTCGAAAGAGACAGACTACGTATCATTTGAACGATATGTATTGGCGATTTATTTTGAAGAAATCATTCTTGCTGCAAATTTGCGCTTCACACAAATGACGAACAATCGATATTCTTTACTGAGACGTGAGGAAAAAGTCAAAGGAACAGGCGCAAAAGGATTGGATTTGGATGTTTTTGATAATTATACAGGAAAAACAAGAAGTGTCCGGACTCTATCTGGCGGTGAAAGTTTTAAAGCATCTTTAGCACTAGCTTTGGGATTAAGTGATGTCATTCAAAATCATAGCGGCGGAGTCAGTGTTGATACTTTGTTTATTGATGAAGGCTTTGGGACATTAGATTCTGATTCCTTAGATAGCGCGATCGAAACGTTGTTTGAATTAAACCAAAGAGGCAGACTGGTCGGCATTATTTCTCATGTTGAAGAGTTGAAGATGCGTATACCGGTTCATATCGATGTAACCAAAACTTCGCAAGGAAGCCAAGTCAAAGTGAAAATGTAA
- a CDS encoding peptidoglycan DD-metalloendopeptidase family protein encodes MKKKLTTGLIAAMMFASPFVLPTIAKADSIQELEKQKQELESKSNDLNSKIKKQEDTLNNLESEKANLEGDVKQLQIEIDEVVIKLHEQEQKLTESKEKIEKLKKKIEELKELIAQREEKLDNQARVVQTDGSSENMMEMIMTAESLSDLIGRVGVINQLVSANKDIVTEQQNDQKTLESNEAEAEKEKVAIEKLKGEIEVTKNNLVTQKAEMDDKIVQLAVQYDMTEDEKNTFVKEQQVVATQTSVLSEELQQERQRIIEEEQARQAAAQKAAKEAAEQAEAAEAAAAAQQQQQAKASTETPAPSAPQESSQSAPASSSNSSGFIRPSNGVTTSPFGYRVHPVTGAHKLHGGMDFGGSGPIVAAQGGTVMVAGYDSGWGNYVKIDHGNGLQTLYAHMQSGSLTVAPGQQVSQGQHLGTMGMTGTATGVHLHFEVYVNGTRVNPASYLGM; translated from the coding sequence TTGAAAAAGAAATTAACTACTGGATTAATTGCAGCGATGATGTTCGCAAGCCCATTTGTGTTGCCTACAATAGCTAAAGCAGATAGTATCCAAGAACTAGAAAAGCAAAAACAAGAACTTGAATCTAAATCAAATGACTTGAACTCAAAAATTAAAAAACAAGAAGACACATTAAATAACTTAGAATCTGAAAAGGCTAATCTCGAAGGAGATGTGAAACAGCTCCAAATAGAAATTGATGAAGTGGTCATAAAATTACACGAGCAAGAACAAAAATTAACTGAATCTAAAGAGAAAATTGAAAAGCTTAAAAAGAAAATTGAAGAGCTAAAAGAATTGATTGCACAACGAGAAGAAAAATTAGACAATCAAGCTCGCGTCGTTCAAACAGATGGCAGCTCAGAAAATATGATGGAAATGATCATGACAGCTGAAAGCTTGTCTGACTTAATTGGTCGTGTTGGAGTCATCAACCAGTTAGTATCTGCAAATAAGGATATTGTTACGGAACAGCAAAATGATCAAAAAACATTAGAATCAAATGAAGCAGAAGCTGAAAAAGAAAAAGTAGCGATTGAAAAATTAAAAGGCGAAATTGAAGTAACTAAGAATAACTTAGTCACCCAGAAAGCCGAAATGGATGATAAAATTGTTCAACTTGCTGTCCAATACGATATGACAGAAGATGAAAAGAACACGTTTGTGAAAGAACAACAAGTTGTTGCTACGCAAACTAGTGTCTTGTCGGAAGAGTTGCAACAAGAACGTCAACGAATCATTGAAGAAGAACAAGCGCGTCAAGCAGCAGCTCAAAAAGCTGCAAAAGAAGCAGCTGAACAAGCTGAGGCAGCAGAAGCAGCAGCAGCTGCTCAACAACAACAGCAGGCGAAAGCAAGCACTGAAACACCGGCTCCTTCTGCACCACAAGAGTCAAGCCAAAGTGCACCTGCGAGTTCATCAAACAGCTCAGGTTTCATTCGTCCAAGTAACGGTGTCACTACTTCGCCATTCGGTTACCGTGTCCACCCGGTTACGGGCGCTCATAAATTACATGGCGGGATGGACTTCGGCGGAAGTGGCCCAATTGTTGCTGCTCAAGGCGGAACAGTCATGGTAGCTGGATACGACAGCGGATGGGGCAATTACGTTAAAATCGATCATGGAAATGGTCTTCAAACGTTGTATGCTCATATGCAATCCGGAAGTTTGACTGTAGCTCCAGGTCAACAAGTTTCTCAAGGGCAACACCTTGGAACAATGGGAATGACAGGTACTGCTACAGGAGTTCACTTGCATTTTGAAGTTTATGTAAATGGTACTCGTGTTAATCCAGCTTCTTATCTAGGAATGTAA
- a CDS encoding TrmH family RNA methyltransferase, protein MEKILSTKNERVKQWKKLQTKKGREKSGAYLIEGFHLIDEALKNQATILELIISETSKETEAVNFPQEKTFMVSNEISKQLSETETPQGIFAVVQKELLTNAPMLEKPYLFLDNVQDPGNLGTMVRTADAAGFGGVVLGKGTVDLYNSKVIRSMQGSHFHLPIYQGDLLEWFSLFQKNGFPVYGTELNKDAAAYQDIPAQKVFALVMGNEGNGMARELLDKTTQNVYIPIKGQAESLNVAVAAGILMFALSDRL, encoded by the coding sequence ATGGAAAAAATTCTATCGACAAAAAATGAACGCGTGAAACAGTGGAAAAAGCTGCAAACAAAAAAAGGACGCGAAAAATCTGGAGCATACTTGATTGAAGGTTTTCATTTGATTGATGAAGCGTTAAAAAATCAAGCAACGATCTTAGAACTGATCATCAGCGAAACCAGCAAAGAAACTGAGGCAGTGAACTTTCCTCAAGAAAAAACGTTTATGGTATCAAATGAAATCTCAAAACAATTAAGCGAGACAGAAACGCCGCAAGGTATTTTTGCAGTCGTTCAAAAAGAGTTATTAACCAATGCTCCTATGTTAGAGAAACCTTATTTGTTTTTAGACAATGTGCAAGATCCAGGAAACTTAGGAACAATGGTGCGTACAGCCGATGCTGCTGGATTTGGCGGTGTGGTCTTAGGAAAAGGAACGGTCGACTTGTATAACAGCAAAGTCATTCGGTCAATGCAAGGCAGTCATTTTCACTTGCCTATTTATCAAGGGGATTTATTAGAATGGTTCTCTTTATTTCAAAAAAATGGTTTTCCGGTTTACGGCACAGAATTGAATAAAGATGCAGCTGCTTATCAGGACATTCCAGCACAAAAAGTTTTCGCTCTAGTGATGGGCAATGAAGGCAATGGAATGGCTCGTGAGTTATTGGATAAGACAACACAAAACGTATATATTCCTATTAAAGGCCAAGCCGAATCGTTAAACGTAGCAGTTGCTGCCGGAATCTTAATGTTTGCTTTGTCTGATCGACTTTAA
- a CDS encoding HD domain-containing protein: protein MIEPKWKQDLEYVALIEDLLNREEVQKLNEYTQHHFTTRLEHSISVSYLSYRIAKRYGWDAKATARAGLLHDLFYYDWRTTKFDEGTHAYVHPRMACENAKKLTELSDLECDIIIKHMWLATVALPKYKESYVVTFVDKYCAIKEVAVPLTGKARNRVKSAWARLKPVTIQ from the coding sequence ATGATCGAACCAAAATGGAAACAAGATTTAGAATATGTGGCTTTAATTGAAGACTTGCTTAATCGCGAAGAAGTTCAAAAACTGAATGAATACACTCAACACCACTTTACAACGCGATTAGAACATTCAATTAGCGTTTCTTATCTCAGTTACCGTATTGCGAAACGATATGGCTGGGATGCAAAAGCAACTGCACGTGCGGGCTTACTTCATGACTTATTTTACTATGATTGGAGAACCACTAAATTTGACGAAGGTACGCATGCATACGTTCATCCGCGGATGGCTTGTGAAAATGCTAAAAAATTAACCGAATTAAGCGATTTAGAGTGCGATATCATCATCAAACATATGTGGTTGGCAACTGTTGCTTTACCTAAGTACAAAGAAAGTTATGTCGTCACGTTTGTAGACAAATACTGTGCAATCAAAGAAGTAGCGGTACCTTTAACGGGGAAAGCACGCAACCGTGTGAAGAGTGCGTGGGCTAGATTAAAGCCAGTAACGATCCAATAA
- the mtnN gene encoding 5'-methylthioadenosine/S-adenosylhomocysteine nucleosidase: MKIAIIAAMEEEVRPLREKLINPKTIQVAGTVLEEGLLNGQEVVLVQSQIGKANAAMSTAILIERFAPDFIINTGSAGGMDKSLSVGDIVVSSESRYSDVDATVFDYALGQVPEMPASFTTEEKYVALSQTILSDTKWPHRVVNGLILTADAFMDDKKRVAEIRKNFPSARAAEMEGAAIHQVAYQYGIPFINIRALSDIAGEEAGESFNDHLDLAADHSMLFVEKYVEKLASTF, encoded by the coding sequence ATGAAGATAGCCATTATAGCTGCGATGGAAGAAGAAGTTCGGCCTTTGCGCGAAAAATTAATAAATCCCAAAACAATTCAAGTAGCAGGAACCGTTTTGGAGGAAGGACTACTAAATGGCCAAGAAGTGGTTTTAGTTCAATCTCAAATTGGCAAAGCAAACGCTGCTATGTCCACTGCGATATTAATTGAACGGTTTGCTCCTGACTTTATTATTAATACAGGTTCAGCAGGAGGGATGGATAAATCTCTTTCAGTTGGAGATATTGTCGTTTCATCAGAGTCTAGATATAGCGATGTTGATGCAACTGTTTTTGATTATGCTTTAGGACAAGTTCCAGAAATGCCAGCCAGTTTTACGACAGAAGAAAAATATGTGGCATTAAGTCAAACGATTCTTTCCGATACAAAATGGCCTCATCGTGTTGTAAACGGGCTGATCCTTACTGCTGATGCGTTTATGGATGATAAAAAGCGTGTAGCAGAAATACGCAAAAATTTTCCGAGCGCTAGAGCAGCTGAAATGGAAGGTGCAGCGATCCATCAAGTAGCGTATCAATATGGTATCCCCTTTATTAATATTCGGGCATTATCAGATATAGCAGGTGAAGAAGCCGGTGAGTCTTTTAATGATCATCTGGACTTAGCAGCTGATCATTCGATGTTGTTTGTTGAAAAGTACGTTGAGAAACTAGCCTCCACTTTCTAA
- a CDS encoding ring-cleaving dioxygenase: MMKKTAGIHHITAIVGHPQENVDFYAGVLGLRMIKQTVNFDDPEVYHLYFGDEGGKPGTIITFFPWANAQQGKIGDGQVGVTTYVVPAGALSFWEQRLVEFNIDFEKYRRFGEDYLAFDDVHGLQLELVAREAGEKNAYEFAGITSDVAIKGFGGATLFTHAPLETAKVLESTMGLEKIGEENGLWRFQSSADIGNIIDLNMSSVGAGLQGVGTVHHIAWRAQDEADHLAWRQQVMDKGQRPTPVKDRNYFKALYFREAGGILFEIASDTPGFAHDESYETMGEKLMLPEQLEAHRNQVVSNLIPFEVRALK, translated from the coding sequence ATGATGAAAAAAACAGCCGGAATACATCACATAACCGCTATAGTCGGACATCCGCAAGAAAATGTTGATTTTTATGCCGGAGTACTGGGTCTTCGTATGATCAAGCAAACGGTTAACTTTGACGACCCTGAAGTCTATCACTTATATTTTGGAGACGAAGGGGGAAAGCCGGGAACGATTATTACGTTTTTCCCTTGGGCAAATGCACAGCAAGGAAAGATTGGAGATGGACAAGTTGGTGTGACTACTTACGTTGTCCCAGCAGGCGCTTTGTCTTTTTGGGAGCAGCGTTTAGTTGAATTTAATATTGATTTTGAAAAGTATCGTCGTTTTGGAGAAGACTATTTAGCATTTGATGATGTACATGGTTTGCAGTTAGAGCTTGTAGCTCGTGAAGCAGGTGAAAAAAATGCTTATGAGTTCGCTGGAATTACAAGCGATGTGGCAATCAAAGGTTTTGGCGGAGCAACATTATTCACGCATGCTCCACTAGAAACAGCAAAAGTTCTTGAATCTACTATGGGATTAGAAAAAATTGGTGAAGAAAACGGCTTATGGCGGTTTCAATCATCTGCTGATATCGGCAATATCATTGATTTGAATATGTCTTCCGTTGGTGCTGGGCTACAAGGCGTTGGTACGGTTCACCATATTGCTTGGCGTGCGCAAGATGAAGCCGATCATTTAGCTTGGAGACAGCAAGTAATGGATAAAGGGCAACGCCCAACCCCTGTAAAGGACCGCAATTATTTTAAAGCCTTGTATTTCAGAGAAGCAGGCGGGATTTTATTCGAGATAGCATCAGATACACCCGGTTTTGCGCATGATGAGTCCTATGAAACGATGGGGGAAAAATTAATGTTGCCAGAACAACTTGAAGCACATCGTAATCAAGTTGTCTCGAATTTGATTCCCTTTGAAGTTAGAGCACTCAAGTAA
- a CDS encoding winged helix-turn-helix transcriptional regulator yields the protein MTVKDVNQDISCETRQREICPKFERTFSILGKKWMGLIIDVLLEGPQRFKDIAATIPSVSDRVLVERLKELEQEGLVARTVDPEATMRVAYSLTEKGEGLKSVMNEVQTWADEWVCMEEA from the coding sequence ATGACAGTAAAAGATGTGAACCAAGATATTAGCTGTGAAACAAGACAAAGAGAAATTTGTCCAAAGTTTGAGCGTACTTTTTCTATTTTAGGAAAAAAATGGATGGGTCTAATCATCGATGTGTTATTAGAAGGCCCTCAACGTTTTAAAGATATTGCCGCAACCATTCCAAGTGTGAGTGACCGCGTATTGGTAGAACGCTTAAAAGAGCTAGAACAAGAAGGACTAGTGGCTCGAACAGTCGATCCAGAAGCAACGATGCGTGTAGCATACAGCTTAACGGAAAAAGGCGAAGGATTAAAAAGTGTTATGAATGAAGTTCAAACTTGGGCCGATGAATGGGTCTGTATGGAAGAAGCTTAA